A region from the Rhodamnia argentea isolate NSW1041297 chromosome 7, ASM2092103v1, whole genome shotgun sequence genome encodes:
- the LOC115734971 gene encoding H/ACA ribonucleoprotein complex subunit 2-like protein, which produces MGSDSEAERSQKEKEKKKMLALAPIAKPLAGKKLGKRTLKLVRRAAEDKCLKRGVKEVVKSIRRGHKGLCVIAGNISPIDVITHVPILCEESDIPYVYVPSKEDLANAGATKRPTCCVLVQTKPTKGELSAEKQDKLKADYDQVVNDISELTSSLF; this is translated from the exons atgggaagcGACAGTGAAGCTGAGAGATcgcagaaggagaaggagaagaagaagatgctggCGCTCGCCCCCATTGCTAAGCCCCTCGCCGGCAAGAAGCTCGGCAAGCGCACGCTCAAGCTCGTCCGCAGAG CCGCCGAAGACAAATGCTTGAAAAGAGGCGTGAAGGAGGTTGTCAAAAGCATAAGACGTGGTCACAAAGG ATTATGCGTCATTGCTGGGAACATATCTCCGATCGATGTCATCACTCATGTCCCTATTTTATGTGAAGAGTCCGACATTCCCTATGTCTATGTTCCATCAAAAGAA GATCTAGCTAATGCAGGAGCCACCAAGAGGCCTACATGCTGTGTTTTGGTGCAAACAAAGCCAACAAAGGGTGAATTAAGCGCCGAGAAACAGGACAAACTGAAAGCAGACTATGATCAAGTTGTCAATGATATTTCCGAGCTGACTTCCTCCTTGTTCTGA